From the Nonlabens marinus S1-08 genome, one window contains:
- the dgt gene encoding dGTP triphosphohydrolase, translating to MNWPQLLSLKKHGDTAPRLRNQQDELRLGFEVDYDRIIFSSQFRSLQDKTQVIPLSQTGFVHTRLTHSLEVSVVGRSLGRMAGQKILERHPDLVDLGYKHQDFGAIVAAAALSHDIGNPPFGHSGEKAIGSYFSSEKGNAVMSSLSRKQQQDLLDFEGNANGYRLLNMNKPGSPGGLRLSYATLGAFVKYPKESLPKKPTSHISQKKYGIFQSDVPHFEDVAMDMGLKNTSETGEAYHRHPLTYLVEAADDICYTIIDFEDAINLGNIPEDHALEQLINLVRDNIKTETYSILSSTSERLAYLRALAIGTLITDCVETFMKHEKEILAGTLSHSLTDLSKYKPQIDDILALTVENLYQHPDVVQKEVAGYKILREVLDAVITASMNELHGQESSYDKLILQLTPDEVLASENLYDRLLAACGYVASLTDTKSVKLFEIINGRI from the coding sequence ATGAACTGGCCCCAACTGCTCTCGCTTAAAAAACACGGCGATACTGCCCCACGACTAAGAAATCAACAAGACGAACTGCGGTTAGGCTTTGAGGTGGATTATGACCGTATCATATTCTCCTCACAATTTCGCAGCCTACAGGACAAGACTCAGGTCATTCCTTTAAGTCAAACTGGATTTGTTCATACGCGACTCACACACAGTCTAGAGGTTTCTGTAGTAGGTAGGTCTCTAGGTCGTATGGCAGGGCAAAAGATTCTGGAACGGCATCCAGACCTTGTTGATCTAGGATATAAGCATCAAGACTTTGGAGCAATCGTAGCTGCAGCGGCTCTTTCGCACGACATTGGAAACCCACCATTCGGTCACAGTGGTGAAAAAGCCATAGGTAGTTATTTTTCCAGTGAGAAAGGGAATGCTGTAATGAGTTCGCTTTCGCGAAAGCAACAACAAGACCTTCTCGATTTTGAAGGAAATGCTAATGGTTATAGATTGTTGAACATGAACAAACCTGGATCGCCTGGAGGTTTGAGATTATCCTATGCTACTTTAGGAGCATTTGTAAAATACCCGAAAGAGTCCTTACCTAAAAAGCCAACAAGCCATATTTCTCAAAAAAAATACGGAATCTTTCAATCAGATGTCCCACATTTTGAGGACGTGGCAATGGACATGGGACTGAAAAATACCAGTGAGACTGGTGAGGCATACCACCGCCACCCATTGACTTATCTGGTAGAAGCAGCAGATGATATTTGCTATACCATCATTGATTTTGAAGATGCGATCAACCTAGGGAACATTCCTGAGGATCATGCTCTAGAACAATTAATCAATCTAGTGCGCGACAATATAAAAACAGAAACCTACTCTATCTTATCATCTACCTCTGAACGCTTGGCTTATTTAAGAGCGCTTGCCATAGGCACTTTGATCACAGATTGCGTGGAAACTTTCATGAAACATGAGAAAGAAATACTAGCCGGAACTCTATCACATTCCCTGACCGATCTTTCCAAATACAAACCGCAAATTGATGATATACTCGCCTTAACTGTCGAAAACCTCTACCAACATCCAGATGTGGTACAAAAGGAGGTTGCAGGTTATAAGATTCTTCGTGAGGTCCTAGATGCCGTAATCACGGCAAGCATGAATGAACTTCATGGTCAAGAAAGCAGTTATGATAAGTTAATACTACAACTTACTCCAGATGAAGTTTTAGCTTCAGAAAACTTGTACGATCGCCTTCTTGCTGCATGTGGCTATGTAGCCTCGTTGACTGATACTAAATCAGTAAAATTATTTGAAATCATCAACGGCCGCATTTAA
- a CDS encoding TonB-dependent receptor: MNKLVFILFLLVTALTTAQTGKVNGTIIDKDATTENEPVAFASVVLKGTNYGAQSDFDGNFSISAPAGTYTLVVSFVGMKTVEIPEVVVRNGFTTTVNVEMSAEAASLEAVSIVVAKSREGTDVLLEEKKNAVTIKQSIGAEELSQKGVSDAEGAVTKVSGISKQAGVKNVFVRGLGDRYNSTTLNGLPLPSEDPEYKNISLDFFGSDLIETVDINKVFNAELTGDNAGANINIDLKGLTGRQALEVGVSTGANLQTLGEDFKSIDGPGYFGFTSPDLPTDNLRQYTFDNTINGEDQNGLVNLGFSLNGGKRIDIGDNYLNIYGLLTFDNGYRFVEGTVRNTTSAGTLYLDQDFVSYEYETSQIAQIDLDYRFNRNNIEFLSMYIHKNSQDFQEFQGIDNPEQTGDQVFVRRQQTNNNNLFVNQLLSEINLSDKLVLNVKGSFNAIRGSEPDRRSFEYLFRDGFYSPNLDSGGNNQRYFSEVQENDYNGIASLKYNFASDDSDRLNYITLGGEYRLTHHIFKATTFNHTFDQRVEVDINNPDGIYNQASLDAGNFRLETGRGSILNPNAFVPFYYIGDKYVAAGQATYVKNLTDNLLVTAGARFENVRQEVEYNTNIANSVSGGPAEIDENLFLPSVGFKYNVNEDNIIRLAGSKTYILPRFKEIAPFRYDNPGGTSTQGNPDLEISEVINLDLSYEFYPNKGEIFSITGFYKNINDPIARTEIPSAGNTLTYLNVGGTATVIGAELEIRKTLFENELTSLEGSDKDRSNSLAVGFNASYIYSKQDLENPLAQFTDDSTQLQGAAPFLTNFDVNYNTFLGNNNVNTALVFNYFTERVYSVGTRGFANIKEIGVPTLDFVGSIGVGDNGKLSLKAKNLLNPEYRLERDGDSNNTVLSEYKRGLDISLGYSYKF, encoded by the coding sequence ATGAACAAATTAGTTTTTATACTTTTTTTACTTGTAACTGCCTTAACCACAGCTCAAACCGGTAAGGTAAACGGTACCATCATTGATAAGGATGCTACTACCGAAAATGAACCTGTTGCCTTCGCATCTGTGGTTCTTAAAGGAACCAACTATGGAGCGCAATCTGATTTTGATGGTAATTTCAGTATTTCAGCTCCAGCAGGAACTTACACTCTTGTGGTTTCCTTTGTCGGCATGAAAACTGTAGAAATTCCGGAAGTAGTGGTACGCAATGGATTTACCACAACCGTAAATGTGGAAATGAGTGCAGAAGCTGCTTCTCTTGAGGCTGTATCTATTGTGGTCGCTAAGTCGCGTGAAGGAACTGATGTATTGTTAGAGGAGAAAAAGAATGCAGTAACCATCAAGCAATCGATTGGTGCAGAAGAGCTTTCCCAAAAAGGAGTGAGCGATGCAGAAGGTGCAGTAACTAAGGTGAGCGGTATTAGTAAGCAAGCAGGAGTGAAGAATGTTTTTGTTAGAGGTCTCGGTGATCGCTACAATTCTACCACATTAAACGGTTTGCCTTTACCATCAGAAGATCCAGAGTACAAAAATATCTCACTGGACTTTTTCGGCTCTGATTTGATCGAGACTGTGGATATCAATAAAGTATTCAACGCTGAACTCACAGGAGATAATGCCGGTGCAAACATAAACATTGACCTTAAAGGTTTGACAGGTCGTCAAGCTTTAGAAGTTGGTGTTTCTACAGGGGCAAATCTACAGACATTAGGAGAAGACTTTAAGTCTATTGATGGGCCGGGTTACTTCGGCTTTACGAGTCCAGATTTACCTACTGACAACCTAAGACAATATACATTTGATAATACTATTAACGGTGAGGATCAAAATGGACTGGTAAACTTAGGCTTCTCTCTTAACGGTGGGAAACGTATCGACATAGGAGATAATTACCTTAATATATACGGGCTTTTGACTTTTGATAATGGATATCGTTTTGTAGAGGGAACTGTTAGAAACACTACAAGTGCTGGTACTCTTTATTTAGATCAAGACTTTGTGAGTTATGAATATGAAACTTCACAAATAGCACAGATTGATCTGGATTACCGATTTAATCGTAACAACATTGAGTTTTTATCAATGTACATTCACAAAAATTCACAGGATTTTCAAGAATTCCAAGGAATAGATAATCCTGAGCAAACGGGAGATCAAGTTTTTGTAAGAAGACAACAGACTAACAACAACAATCTTTTTGTTAACCAATTGCTTTCAGAGATTAATCTGAGCGATAAATTGGTCTTAAACGTCAAGGGATCTTTTAATGCTATTAGAGGTAGTGAGCCAGATAGAAGAAGTTTTGAATACTTGTTTAGAGATGGGTTCTATTCTCCAAACTTAGATTCTGGAGGTAACAACCAGCGCTATTTTAGTGAAGTTCAAGAAAATGATTATAATGGAATCGCTAGTTTAAAATATAACTTTGCTAGTGATGACAGCGATAGATTAAATTATATCACTTTAGGTGGAGAGTACAGGTTGACCCACCACATTTTTAAAGCCACCACGTTCAATCATACTTTTGATCAGAGAGTTGAAGTCGATATCAATAACCCAGACGGTATTTACAATCAAGCCTCTCTGGATGCTGGAAATTTCAGATTAGAGACAGGTCGCGGATCCATATTAAATCCAAATGCCTTCGTTCCTTTTTATTATATAGGCGATAAATATGTCGCCGCTGGACAAGCTACTTATGTAAAAAACCTGACTGATAATCTTTTAGTTACCGCAGGTGCACGATTTGAAAATGTACGTCAGGAGGTAGAGTATAACACGAATATTGCTAATAGTGTTTCTGGTGGTCCTGCTGAGATTGATGAAAACTTATTCTTACCTAGTGTAGGTTTTAAGTATAATGTGAACGAGGATAATATCATTCGTCTAGCGGGAAGTAAAACCTATATCTTACCTCGATTCAAAGAAATAGCACCTTTCCGTTATGATAATCCAGGAGGAACTTCCACACAAGGAAATCCAGATCTTGAGATTTCAGAGGTTATCAATTTGGACCTTTCTTATGAGTTTTATCCTAATAAAGGAGAGATATTCTCAATTACAGGATTTTATAAAAACATCAACGATCCAATTGCACGAACTGAAATTCCAAGTGCAGGAAACACACTTACATACTTAAACGTAGGTGGTACAGCAACTGTTATAGGAGCAGAGTTGGAGATCAGAAAAACTTTATTTGAAAACGAATTGACTTCCCTTGAGGGATCAGATAAGGATCGCAGTAATAGTCTTGCCGTAGGTTTCAACGCATCTTATATATACAGCAAGCAAGACCTTGAAAATCCTTTAGCTCAATTTACAGATGACAGCACGCAATTACAAGGTGCGGCTCCATTCCTTACTAATTTTGATGTGAACTACAACACATTTTTAGGGAACAACAATGTGAACACCGCTTTAGTATTTAATTACTTTACAGAGCGAGTGTACTCAGTAGGAACACGTGGATTTGCTAATATTAAGGAGATCGGTGTTCCAACGTTGGATTTTGTTGGATCTATTGGTGTAGGGGATAACGGTAAGCTTTCTCTAAAGGCTAAAAACCTATTGAACCCTGAGTATCGACTAGAGCGTGATGGTGATTCTAATAACACAGTGTTAAGCGAATATAAACGTGGGCTTGACATTAGCTTAGGATACAGCTATAAGTTTTAA
- a CDS encoding autotransporter outer membrane beta-barrel domain-containing protein, translated as MKNLILSMLAIAAITITSCSTDDDVSGPTTPTDGLNLSGDITSNRTLSAGNAYVLNGPLFVKTGATLTIEAGTTITANAGGTDVYLLVEKGGRIVANGTAAAPIRFTSTSTTPAAWGGVIINGNAFISGQNPQGQNVAGTEVNQALLFGGNNDTESSGILNYVIIEYTGARIDGEAEHNGLTLNGVGSGTTLSNIWLANGDDDGIEFFGGSVNASNIFVLNAKDDMFDVTQGYRGTLTNIFGVREPGYTAVTSDPRGIEADGNLDGNSPSDNTQSVFTINGVTIQNRGDNVEFSDLIKVRRGATATITNALAGTFGTATAADFIDLEDSKGNATSATQITATASGTADGSDIKNAPNATVTVNANQTGANAAAFSWTGYNFL; from the coding sequence ATGAAAAATCTGATTTTATCCATGTTGGCAATTGCTGCTATAACCATCACCTCCTGTTCTACAGACGATGATGTTTCTGGACCTACAACGCCTACTGATGGACTAAACCTATCTGGAGATATTACTTCAAATAGAACTCTTAGCGCCGGTAATGCTTATGTATTAAACGGACCACTTTTCGTAAAAACTGGAGCTACACTTACTATTGAAGCTGGGACGACTATAACTGCAAATGCAGGTGGTACAGACGTTTATTTACTAGTAGAAAAAGGAGGTAGAATAGTAGCTAATGGAACTGCTGCTGCACCTATTCGCTTTACAAGTACTTCAACAACTCCGGCTGCCTGGGGTGGTGTGATAATTAATGGAAATGCCTTTATCTCTGGTCAAAATCCACAAGGTCAAAATGTGGCTGGAACTGAGGTGAATCAAGCACTTCTTTTCGGTGGTAATAACGATACTGAATCTTCAGGAATCTTAAATTATGTGATTATTGAGTATACTGGTGCCCGCATCGATGGAGAGGCAGAGCACAATGGTCTTACTCTTAATGGTGTAGGTTCTGGAACAACACTTTCTAACATCTGGCTTGCTAATGGTGACGATGACGGGATTGAATTCTTTGGTGGATCTGTAAACGCTTCTAACATCTTTGTATTGAATGCTAAAGACGATATGTTTGATGTCACTCAAGGGTATAGAGGAACGTTGACTAACATATTCGGTGTTCGTGAGCCTGGTTATACCGCTGTAACTTCTGATCCACGTGGGATTGAAGCTGACGGTAACCTTGACGGTAATTCTCCATCAGACAACACCCAGTCCGTATTTACCATAAACGGTGTGACTATTCAAAATCGTGGTGATAACGTAGAGTTTTCAGATTTGATCAAAGTACGTCGTGGAGCAACAGCCACCATTACTAATGCACTAGCAGGTACTTTTGGTACTGCAACTGCAGCAGACTTCATAGATCTTGAAGATTCAAAAGGGAACGCAACATCAGCCACCCAAATCACAGCTACCGCTAGCGGTACTGCAGACGGGTCTGACATTAAGAATGCACCTAACGCGACAGTAACTGTAAATGCTAATCAGACTGGAGCTAACGCAGCTGCTTTCTCTTGGACTGGTTACAACTTTCTATAG
- a CDS encoding inorganic phosphate transporter has translation MGDIYIYMLIILAGLAITDLVVGVSNDAVNFLNSAIGSKAISFKTIMIIASLGIALGALSSSGMMEVARKGIFNPGEFYFDEIMIIFMAVMITDVLLLDFFNSLGLPTSTTVSIVFELLGAAVCVSLLKIGESETETFLDLGRYIASETAIEIVTGILLSVVIAFTIGALVQFLSRLMLTFNYRKRPAFLAGIFGGLSLTSLYYFIIVKGLKGADLGGLNFIFEYTTNVYTTLGYGFIFWIIFSLIYVYVLKWDIYKLIIILGTFGLAMAFAGNDLVNFIGVPIGAYDAYNIWMDAGAVEGFRMDALGGKLPSQKWLLILAGVVMILTLWFSSKAQAVVKTSVDLARQDSGIERFKANFLSRYLVRYSIMTADGIQRVMPKSATNYISKRFEKVPSLGLVTKNADKPAFDYVRASVNLMVASVLISVATSYKLPLSTTYVTFMVAMGTSLADRAWGTESAVYRIAGVLNVIGGWFFTAFSAFTAAAIFAYIIYLGGFYAIIGLVVLAVVLITRSFIMHKRSQTEQKITDELHKAESKTIQGIIEESSDTVATVFKRSKNMYSKTLEGLINQDLSALKSARKDSKKLGVEVDALRNNIYFFIRNLDEQTIGASKFYIDVLGHLQDISQSLEYISRSSTDHINNNHKSLKFTQIKDLKEIINRIHDIFEESENVFKNKDFIRLESIISKKRELLELVDSKIEKQVKRTKNTDESPKNTTLYFGLLLETRDLMNTTTQVAEQYFTEYDSNQFDTESE, from the coding sequence ATGGGAGACATTTATATCTACATGCTCATTATCCTAGCGGGTCTGGCGATTACAGACTTAGTTGTTGGGGTTAGTAATGACGCGGTAAACTTCTTAAATAGTGCCATAGGGTCTAAGGCCATCAGCTTTAAAACCATCATGATCATTGCGAGTTTAGGTATCGCATTGGGAGCGCTCTCCAGCAGCGGTATGATGGAAGTTGCGCGTAAGGGGATTTTCAATCCAGGCGAATTCTATTTTGACGAGATCATGATTATTTTCATGGCGGTGATGATCACTGATGTATTGCTTCTGGACTTTTTCAATAGTCTGGGGTTGCCTACCTCTACCACGGTTTCCATTGTTTTTGAATTGCTAGGGGCTGCGGTGTGTGTTTCTTTATTGAAAATAGGAGAAAGCGAGACAGAAACATTTCTTGACTTGGGTAGATATATCGCCAGTGAGACGGCCATAGAGATTGTGACCGGTATCTTGCTTTCTGTGGTTATTGCATTTACCATTGGGGCGCTGGTTCAATTCCTTTCCCGTTTGATGTTGACCTTCAATTATAGAAAACGCCCAGCATTCCTTGCAGGGATTTTTGGAGGATTGTCGCTCACCAGTTTGTACTATTTTATTATCGTTAAAGGATTAAAGGGCGCTGATCTAGGCGGGCTGAATTTCATATTTGAATACACCACAAACGTTTACACCACTCTTGGGTACGGTTTTATTTTCTGGATCATTTTCAGTTTGATATATGTTTATGTGTTGAAGTGGGATATTTATAAATTGATCATTATTCTAGGGACATTTGGTCTTGCTATGGCTTTTGCGGGAAATGACTTAGTCAACTTCATTGGGGTGCCTATAGGTGCTTATGATGCTTATAATATCTGGATGGATGCTGGAGCTGTAGAAGGGTTTAGAATGGATGCCCTAGGTGGTAAATTACCTAGTCAAAAATGGCTCTTAATCCTTGCAGGTGTCGTAATGATTTTGACGCTTTGGTTTTCTTCTAAGGCGCAAGCGGTGGTTAAGACATCAGTTGATCTAGCACGCCAGGATAGCGGTATAGAACGCTTTAAAGCTAATTTCCTCTCTAGGTATTTGGTGCGTTATTCGATCATGACAGCAGATGGTATTCAGCGCGTCATGCCTAAAAGCGCTACAAATTATATCTCTAAACGATTTGAAAAAGTACCCTCGTTAGGACTAGTTACTAAAAATGCAGATAAGCCTGCTTTTGATTACGTACGTGCTTCAGTAAATCTAATGGTGGCTAGTGTGTTGATCTCTGTAGCCACTTCTTATAAGTTGCCATTATCTACCACATATGTCACGTTTATGGTAGCGATGGGAACCTCGTTAGCAGATCGTGCCTGGGGAACTGAAAGCGCGGTTTACCGTATTGCGGGAGTTTTGAATGTGATAGGTGGTTGGTTTTTTACCGCTTTTAGTGCATTTACTGCGGCTGCGATTTTTGCCTATATCATTTATTTGGGTGGTTTTTATGCGATCATAGGTCTAGTCGTTCTGGCTGTAGTGCTTATTACTCGCAGTTTCATCATGCACAAACGTTCACAAACTGAGCAAAAGATCACTGACGAGCTTCACAAAGCAGAAAGTAAGACCATTCAAGGAATCATCGAGGAAAGTTCTGATACAGTAGCTACGGTATTCAAGAGGTCTAAAAACATGTATTCCAAAACCCTAGAAGGTTTGATCAATCAAGATTTGAGCGCTTTGAAATCTGCTCGTAAAGACAGTAAGAAACTAGGGGTTGAGGTAGATGCCTTGCGTAACAATATATACTTTTTCATTAGAAATCTAGATGAACAAACTATAGGAGCAAGTAAATTTTATATAGACGTTTTGGGCCACCTACAGGATATTTCTCAATCGCTCGAGTACATCTCTAGATCCAGTACAGACCACATTAATAATAATCATAAGAGCCTGAAATTTACTCAAATCAAGGATCTGAAAGAAATCATCAATCGCATTCATGATATTTTTGAAGAATCTGAAAATGTGTTTAAAAACAAGGACTTTATCAGGTTAGAGTCCATCATTAGTAAAAAACGAGAGTTGCTAGAACTGGTGGATAGCAAAATTGAAAAGCAAGTAAAACGCACTAAGAATACGGACGAATCTCCTAAGAATACGACCTTATACTTCGGTCTATTGCTAGAAACCCGTGATCTGATGAATACGACTACTCAAGTTGCAGAACAGTATTTCACAGAGTATGATTCTAATCAATTTGATACTGAGAGTGAGTAA
- a CDS encoding efflux RND transporter permease subunit, translating into MGKKSEKEFGLSSWAINNSTVIWIIIALVLVLGVSGYFAMPREDYPEVKETKIYISSVYPGNTAEDIERLITEPLEDKLKNLSNVVEILSTSQEDYSIITVEFNEKIAVEDAKQKVKDEVDVETSSEDWPTFNNAKIEPNIFDLKISEEIPIMNINLRGDYTVRELKVFAEYLQDEIEALEQIKEASIRGAQELEVEVAVDIYKMTAAKVSFDNVINAVRGGNSTLSAGNIKTENQRRTIRILGEISRPEQLERFVVKNENGPIYLTDIAEVNFQEEDKTTFAREFGDPVVMIDVKKQSGKNTIEAAESIRDIIKKSQVSGKIPENVEISITNDGSTRTLNQVDDLVNNIIFGVILVVTVLMFFLGFRNALFVGFAIPMSMLMSFIILNGLGYTLNTMILFAMIMGLGMLVDNGIVVVENVYRLMDEEGMPRIKAAKVGIGEIAVPIIISTLTTVAAFVPIGLWPGIMGEFMKYFPITLSIVLGSSLIVAIFFNSMLVSKFMSVDEKNIPLKKLIWITAIMGGIGLLIMIFGGAIRGIGSVMVVTVLLLWIYKYAVKGWTLAFQRNTLKWLDNAYERFLKFALRGKTPYWFTGGMLVMFVGVLALYFGWSVGSGRTKVEFFPENKPNQIIVYIEYPEGTSIDKTNRTTKEIESVVYDVLNDPEYREDGRNFMVESAVSQVGEGAGNPQTDGGSAAEMPNKGKITASMREYKFRQGKDSEILRKKVQEAVQGKFPGIAISVEKDQAGPAAGYPVNIELQGEDYGELIATAERMVKFLNEKNIAPVDELKIDVNKSKPALQVKVDREKAGELGISAGQVGQQLRRSIFGEKAGVYKKEGEDYDIYVRFNEDDRYDRSALFNQRITYRDMASGQIREIPVSAVTTQQNVSGFSAIKHKDNKRVVTVYSALKPGYSDAGAAVAQIQNEMLDFENLPDNINIDYTGQLEEQNKQQAFLMTALMAGLALIFFILIFQFSGVSKPAIIMVSIFLSFIGVFLGLMITGWPFVIMMTMMGIISLAGIVVNNSVVLIDYVDILKLRRREELGIDDDKHLISKEDSFAAIVQAGKARLRPVLLTAITTVLGLIPLAIGLNIDFFSLFSEFDPKIYMGGDNVIFWGPLAWTVIFGLIFATFLTLIIVPVLLYLVHRAKLRFQRKFGDQPEEGEQIPSEEAA; encoded by the coding sequence ATGGGAAAGAAAAGCGAAAAGGAATTTGGACTGTCCTCATGGGCCATCAACAATTCCACAGTCATATGGATCATTATTGCTTTGGTTCTCGTTCTGGGGGTATCAGGCTATTTTGCAATGCCACGGGAAGATTATCCAGAGGTAAAAGAAACCAAGATCTACATATCCAGTGTCTATCCAGGTAACACTGCTGAAGATATTGAACGCCTCATCACAGAGCCGTTGGAAGATAAATTGAAAAACCTTTCTAATGTTGTAGAAATACTCTCCACGTCTCAGGAAGACTATTCCATAATTACAGTAGAATTCAATGAAAAAATAGCTGTTGAGGACGCCAAACAGAAAGTCAAGGATGAGGTTGATGTAGAAACCTCAAGCGAGGACTGGCCTACATTCAATAATGCCAAGATTGAACCCAATATTTTTGACCTGAAAATCAGTGAGGAAATCCCTATAATGAACATCAACCTGCGTGGTGATTACACCGTTAGGGAGCTTAAGGTATTTGCAGAGTATCTACAGGATGAAATTGAGGCTCTAGAACAAATTAAAGAAGCAAGCATACGTGGTGCTCAAGAATTAGAGGTTGAGGTTGCTGTTGACATTTATAAAATGACAGCGGCCAAAGTTAGTTTTGACAATGTCATAAATGCCGTTCGTGGTGGGAACTCTACCCTAAGCGCTGGAAATATCAAGACTGAAAACCAACGACGCACCATCAGGATTTTAGGTGAGATCAGCAGACCGGAGCAACTAGAGCGATTTGTGGTAAAAAATGAGAATGGCCCAATTTACCTCACTGACATTGCCGAGGTTAATTTTCAAGAAGAAGACAAAACGACATTTGCACGCGAGTTTGGGGATCCTGTTGTGATGATTGATGTTAAAAAGCAGTCTGGGAAAAATACCATAGAGGCTGCAGAAAGTATACGTGACATCATTAAAAAATCTCAGGTAAGTGGCAAGATCCCAGAAAATGTAGAGATCTCTATAACCAATGACGGTTCCACGCGTACTCTAAATCAAGTGGATGACCTGGTAAACAACATCATTTTTGGGGTAATACTGGTTGTAACGGTATTGATGTTTTTCCTAGGATTTAGAAATGCATTGTTTGTTGGGTTTGCTATTCCCATGTCCATGTTGATGAGCTTTATCATTTTGAACGGATTGGGTTATACATTGAACACCATGATCCTTTTTGCCATGATTATGGGATTGGGAATGTTAGTAGATAACGGTATTGTGGTTGTTGAAAACGTGTATCGCTTGATGGATGAAGAAGGAATGCCTAGAATCAAGGCTGCTAAAGTCGGTATAGGCGAGATCGCCGTACCCATTATCATTTCTACACTAACCACTGTTGCTGCTTTTGTACCCATAGGTTTATGGCCTGGTATTATGGGTGAGTTCATGAAATATTTCCCAATTACTCTTTCTATTGTTTTGGGTAGTTCATTAATCGTTGCCATTTTCTTTAACTCCATGTTAGTTTCTAAATTCATGAGTGTAGATGAGAAGAATATTCCTCTCAAAAAACTCATTTGGATTACAGCAATTATGGGCGGCATAGGCTTACTCATTATGATTTTTGGTGGAGCAATTCGCGGTATTGGAAGCGTCATGGTCGTTACCGTGTTGCTATTATGGATTTATAAATATGCTGTAAAAGGATGGACGCTAGCTTTTCAAAGAAATACGCTCAAATGGCTGGACAATGCCTATGAACGTTTTCTAAAGTTTGCATTGAGAGGAAAAACACCTTATTGGTTTACCGGTGGTATGCTTGTGATGTTTGTGGGAGTCTTGGCATTGTATTTTGGCTGGTCTGTAGGTTCTGGTAGAACAAAAGTTGAGTTCTTTCCGGAAAACAAACCTAACCAGATCATAGTTTATATAGAATATCCAGAAGGTACCTCTATTGATAAAACCAATAGAACGACAAAAGAAATAGAAAGTGTCGTTTATGATGTCCTTAACGATCCAGAATACAGGGAAGATGGTAGAAATTTCATGGTAGAAAGTGCCGTTTCTCAAGTAGGTGAAGGTGCTGGGAATCCGCAGACTGATGGTGGAAGCGCTGCTGAAATGCCTAATAAAGGTAAAATCACGGCTTCCATGAGAGAATATAAATTCAGGCAAGGAAAGGACAGCGAGATCCTGCGCAAAAAGGTTCAAGAAGCTGTTCAAGGAAAATTCCCGGGAATTGCTATTAGTGTGGAAAAAGATCAAGCGGGACCAGCTGCTGGATATCCAGTAAATATTGAATTGCAAGGAGAAGATTATGGGGAGTTGATCGCGACTGCAGAGCGTATGGTGAAATTCCTGAACGAGAAGAACATTGCGCCAGTTGATGAACTCAAGATCGATGTCAACAAAAGCAAACCTGCCTTGCAGGTCAAGGTAGATCGTGAAAAAGCTGGTGAATTAGGTATAAGCGCAGGTCAAGTAGGACAGCAATTGCGTCGATCTATTTTTGGAGAAAAAGCAGGTGTCTACAAAAAGGAAGGTGAAGATTATGATATCTACGTGCGTTTTAATGAAGATGATAGATATGATCGCAGTGCATTATTTAACCAACGAATCACCTATCGGGACATGGCATCTGGACAGATCAGGGAAATTCCCGTCAGTGCCGTAACGACCCAGCAGAACGTTTCAGGTTTTAGTGCCATCAAGCATAAAGACAACAAGCGTGTAGTAACGGTCTATAGTGCCTTAAAGCCTGGTTACAGTGATGCTGGTGCAGCAGTAGCACAAATACAGAATGAAATGCTGGACTTTGAAAACCTGCCGGATAACATCAATATCGATTATACGGGACAACTGGAAGAGCAGAATAAACAACAGGCATTCTTGATGACCGCATTGATGGCTGGGCTTGCACTGATATTTTTCATCTTAATATTCCAGTTCAGTGGGGTTTCAAAACCTGCGATTATCATGGTTTCCATATTCTTGAGTTTCATAGGTGTATTCTTAGGTTTAATGATCACTGGGTGGCCATTTGTCATCATGATGACCATGATGGGAATCATTTCTCTGGCCGGTATCGTAGTAAACAATAGCGTTGTTCTTATTGACTATGTAGATATCTTGAAATTAAGAAGACGTGAAGAATTGGGAATCGATGACGACAAGCATCTAATTAGTAAGGAAGATTCTTTTGCAGCGATCGTCCAAGCTGGGAAAGCAAGGTTGCGTCCTGTATTATTAACAGCAATCACAACGGTACTAGGCTTGATACCGCTAGCGATAGGATTGAACATCGATTTCTTTAGCCTGTTTAGCGAATTTGATCCCAAAATTTACATGGGTGGAGACAACGTTATTTTCTGGGGACCACTGGCCTGGACGGTAATCTTCGGGTTAATATTCGCAACATTCTTGACCTTGATTATTGTCCCTGTTCTATTGTATTTAGTGCATAGAGCCAAGCTACGATTCCAAAGAAAATTTGGTGATCAACCAGAAGAAGGAGAACAAATCCCGTCAGAGGAAGCTGCTTAA